ATTTTCTTATAATTCGAACCATGTCGGATCAAAGTTTAGGCAATATGTCGGAAGTACGTATTACAGTTCAAGTTTCAGGTCATTTCCTTAAGTTTGAACTGCGATAACTTAAATTGTcctaaagttttaaaagaaacGAGTCTTTACCTATATCAGTGTCTGAAATGCATGcagacttgaaaaaaaaaaatatagatagTGGATGAATAATACGAGACTTGAAATAAATACCCATAGATAGTTCATATCTGGCATTTGAACCTGGAATCCTCCAATTTTCTACAAGAAATCATTTCCAATGATCGCCttggacaaactaaaaaggagATTGTTTTGTTCTTCCATCAAatctactccctccatcccatattacttaTCCACTTTTTCCTTTACACACTCCTTAAAAAATCATAAATACTGATGTATTTTTACTACCTTACTTTATCCTCTCCAATAAATGCCTCTATAATTTCAAGCAAACTAATTATTAAGGATAGGATGAGAAAGATAAATCAATTCAATTTTGTAATTTGACAAATAATTTTGGACAGATATTTTTAATAATGTGGACAATTAATTTTCAGACAGATATTTTTAATAATGTGGACAAGTAATATAGGACGCAGAGAGTAAGTCCATGTTACTATAAATATATGTCCCAAACTACTTGtctatttacaaaatcaagataaaattaactaaatttttcctattttgcccttaacattaattgtttTTAAAGTAACCAatactctctccgttcacttttCCTTGTCCAGTAttccaaaaataaattttcacttttacttgtcacctttagcatatcaagagaagataattttatttttcctatttgacccataatattaattactcacttcaaattatttttcaaatccaataaaaatatgcactaatTAATATGGACACATTAataattatgcacttcatttatttcttaaacaacataaaaaatCTAAAATGAACAGAGGGAGCATTTATTAGAGtgcaattaattggagagataaAGGTAATGTAATAAAACTACACATTTATTTATGAAAAGACATGTAAAATGAAAattggccaagtaatatgagatgaGTACTAGTTAAACTGAATACGAGACTCTTATTAACAACTTTTAGCAGAAAAATTGTCGTACATCAGTACTAGGAgactgtttggatgggcttacgcctataaactgttttcagcttataagctaaaaaaaataagttggggtagtctaacttatttttttttggcttataagctgaaaaataaGCTACTTtaaataagttaagtcaaatgagcctaattatttttttgagcttcttttaagcacaaaatgactttaagctgaccagccaaacactcaaaaaagctgaaaacagcttataagcaacttataagccaatccaaacgggctctaggacGACTCAAGGACTGTCATTCGtacacaaaaaaacaaaaaactaaaGATAACAGATTTAAAGAACAAAAAACGAGACGTATTCTCTAAGCATAACAAAAGATGACAATTGAGAAATAATAGCAAAAATATCAATTGAGAAATAATAGCAAAAATACCAAAAAGAACTTCTGGGAGAAGACAGCAGGACAACTGAGGCAGATAATAAAACAACATTCAACACAAATATCAAGCAGCTGGAAATGACAAGTGAAAAGATGTTGCCCAGAAATGAATCCAACAACTCATCCCAAAGGCGATAATAAGTTGGCAAGGTTATCCTTGCAAGTGGCACCATTGATCAACATAAAACATTCCATGCCAGATTTATAAGGCTGAGTGAGAGTATAAAAATCTAGTACATTCGCAAACTGGTAAATTATCATTCTACAGAGCATGCAAAACTGAGATCTCAATAAAGAAGCAAAAACAGAGTATAACAAGAACATAAGCAACAATAATATTTCAGGATTCTTGCACTGCCGTTTACTCATCATCCGAATCATCGTCGTCATTTCCAGCAGCTGAATTCAAAGCATTCAGTCTCTCAATCAACTTAGCCTTCCTTTCCTCATATGTCAGCTTCTTCAGATTGTACCTGCAAAAGTATCCAAAAATGAATATGCAGAAAAGGGAGCACAGACAGGAAAAGAGAACATAATTTCCTAAAACCACTAATAATTTAGGGTTATATTAAGACAGACAATTTTAGCATATTAGTTGCTGCAGTCAGAAGACATGCTATAGTTTTTCCTACATGGCATTCTAGAAATGAAGAATCTAGACTAGCACCAAATGCGTATTCAATGAGAAAGAGGATTTGAAAATCCTTAACCCCAACTCACACAGTAAAATGCTTGAGAACTACAACACATGCCAACTCAAGCTTGaaataattatataatacaaATATGAAACACAAAAGATGAAATCGAGTTAATCAGCCTAAAGACAATTTCAGACCTCTTGTGCTGTTTAGGAGGCTGCTTGTCAGATTTCTTTTGACTTGGATCAGCACGTATGGCAGCATGAACCTTCTTGTACGTCTCCTCTAGGCCATCGGGCTCAAGACCATTTTTGATGTACTCACTGAACTGTGACTGATATTTCTCCGGTTCATCTTCAATTAGAGTCTACAGACAGAAGGAGAAGTTTAGCACTATAGACATTGGGTGTACCTAGATGAATCCAATAACCATTCTATTTACCTTCATATATGTAGCAACATGGCCACCATATATGTACTTGCGGTGTACATCAGCATCAAGTTGCTTAGAATCCTTGCTGAATCCAGCAAACCTCTTCTCACTGTGAGGAATATCAAGTCCACCGTCCAACGCACCCTAAATCCCACCAGCAAAGAATTGCGTTTATGTTTAAAACATTGGCAAGGTCATAAGGGGAGACTCCAATAAACTTGAAAAAGACCACATTATTAAAGCACCAGACCCTTTGATTTCCTCGGACAATTGCAATCAGGGTCTCATACTGCCATATTTAAGCAAGTGGCTCGTTGGCTCATTCCTAAAAGATCGACACCTTTAGATAATTGGGAACTCTTTAACCTAAAGATTCATTTTACCGTTAATGACATGATCTCATACGAGCGATAAGGCATTTCACATACCACAAGATATTGAGGGTACTTGCGGTATGCTATGTACCATTTGCTCAAGTGTCAAGAAGTCTTCATTTGCTACAACTTTATCCCCAGTCAAGCATCGACATATAAAATGAAATGGAGGATAGCAATCTTGCAATGCAGTTTAGACAGAGACTAAGTGATGCAGCACCAATACCAAAAGCAGGATTATACCTTGAGAGCACCAAAAACACGATTTCCTGTAGTAGTCCTTAAAAGGCCAACATCCAAGAGAGCACGGAAAGGCCTCCTGCTTTCAGCAGGTTCAACAGAGTAATCTTCTCCATTGACCTGTAACGATTTGAAAAATCAGTTaacaaataaaagctactactatAAACCGGAcaaaacacccaaaaccctataaTACATCCAATTACCTCGAGGTTCCCTTCATACTCCTCGTCCATTTCAAGCTTTTTGAGAACTCTCCGTGCCAATAGAAGTCCAGTGCAGTAGGCTAACATTGAATATACATGAGTTAACAGTTCAATAAGAACTACAGAACTTCAAGTGAGATAACCAAACAAATAGAATAGCTCGTGTGAAAGTACCAGCAGCATAATTTGTCAGACCAACTTTAAGGCCATAGCGAGGCAGCTCGTTAGCATAAGCAGAAGCAAGAATCATATCACCAGCAATACTAGCCGACACAATTTGTGCAATTATGTCCCTATTAGTCTGGAAAAAATGTTAAGGAAGCAAAGTGAAGCTATTGTGCCCATAACTCCAACCCTACAGATCGACCTGACCCACAATATAGATTCATGTTGATCCTAATTACCACCATCAATCATGTGATACACATTTACTGTGACAATTTTGTGAGCCAAGCATGGAATATTAAATGGGCAACACATGTCAAATCAATAAACAAAATCCCTCAGCCAAGCATGGCATATTAAATGGGCAACACATGTCAAATCAATAAACAAAATCCCAAGAGGAAGCCATCCCATGTAAGTAATATTTCAAAAGTAAAGCATAAGTATTAGGATACAAATCGGACAACCAAACGATACTTTGGAGTGTTGTACTTATTTTTGTCCTGATTGATCAAGCGATTCCTGGCTCTATAGTCTGTTTTCCCCTCTGCAAGATAGTAAAGATTCGATAATAATCAGATCATGAATTGCAAAGTTTGAACAAAACAAAAGGGATTAAAGGAATATAAGCTATACCTCTCCTTCTCTTGAATTTAACCTGGTAACGCTTAAAATAAGCCCTTGTCTTCTGGACTTTGATGAAAGCCTGCAGCATATTTATTAACAGTGTCAAGCACAAGAACATGCATCAGAACGCTTTGTTGTGTTGGTGCATTCACATTAAATATGGTTTTTCTTAATAATCCTTTTAATTTGTTTAGGATTTATTTGTTGGTGGAAAATGCAGAAATTTTTTAGTATAATATAAACCCTAATTGGTTTTAGAAGACAAAAAATTAAGTGCAGCATGAGTCAAGATAGAAAGCAATAAATATCAATGATTCATCTCAGATATCTCAATAAGTTTTGGATTAATGTATATTTGATGTTTTATCAACTGTCTACTTTTTGTAGGTAACATAGCTGAAATAATAGTAAAGCTCCAAAATGCCACAAACTGAAAGAGACATCAGAACATCATTAAAGATTCATTTTTTAATGTTATCACTTATCAATGAAACCAATAAAATCATTTCTATGTTGTCAGCATAACAAATCAAATGAAATAATGAGAGCTGCATATTTTCTGACGACTATATGGTAATAACATTGCACCTATATACCAATCCTTACTGATTAAGACAAGATCCTTAGAGATTTGTGAATATGTGTAGCTATAAGAGTGAGTAGTAATATATGTTGTTATTTTAGTATTGTTATACGCACTGAATATTTATTATTACAGTAAATTTCTACGAGTTCATTCTCAAAAATTTATAATCTCTAGTTAACTAAACACTGACACAATAACTCGTACAAAGAGGGAAAAAAGCTTAGCATAAGCAGAGAAAAAAGCATATAAACCGTTAAGTTACGGAGATACGATGAAGAAATATACAAGTCGATTCACTAAAACATAAATGTAGCACattcatctctttctcttccaaataTCGACTACTAAAACAACAACGAAGCATTGCAAGTGTAAAACAAAACCAAAAAATACAATACGGAACTTAAATTAGTGAATCTCACCATTGTTTAGCCTCAACAGGCGGCCGTAAGTAAGGAAGGAATGAGATAAACCTAATGGGAGAAAAGCAACTGACCTAACTTTTATACTTCACTAAAACCCTAGTCCAGCCCATGTTTTTGTTTTTACCTTTCTGGAGAAAATGGTCACTTATTTCTGgtggtaggttcaaaatagtcccttggGTATCAACTGAGCCGTTTTGGTCCTTGAATTTTGGCTGAAGTGAGCACTTTTGGTCTCTGTTTACCAAATCTTGATTTTTAAATTTAACCGGAAATTGCTCAGACTCTTAAAATAGATCATAAATAACATAAACTACAAAATATGTAGGGTGAATCACTAAATTGATTAAATGACCTTTACAAAATATAACAGATCGCTTTTGTGTTATGTCAGAATTGTCCATGTATACATAGGGTCATATACCTCTATTCATTTTTTGTAAAAACCCACCTCAAAATATGTACTTACAAAAGTAAGTTTCCGTTAAATATTTTCATTTTCACAAGTTCTGATTAAGTTTCACAATCAAATTTTGGTAAAATATTGATGGAGACCAAAAGTGTTCACTTTTAAGTTTTGAGACCTTTAAGGACCAAACATGCCCAGTTGATGTTTAAGAGACTATGTTGAACCTACGATCAAAGACAAGGaacatttttgtcattttctcaacCTGTTTGCCCCTTTTATATTTTGACTATGTTCCATTAAATTTTTTAAAGAACTTAAAATCAAATTCTAGTTTAATACTTCACCGAACTTCCTTTATCACACTTCTCTTCGGGAAAATTGTTgcacactaattttttttttcaaccgcATCTAATACAAGTTGCGAGGTGGTAGACAAAATATGTATTGAGCTAAAAAATAAATTGACCAAAAATTTTCTCACCTTGCTTTAAAATaaggaaaatttacttgtcatatcTACCTCTAAGAGGTATTTATTGATAATACCTACTATTTAATTCATTTATATTTTGTAGCTACTGTGATTTCCTAATTTACATATCGTAGTTATACCAAATACATAGAGTTATTCCACCGTATTAAGCTTCTCCCTCACCTCTCTCACTCAATTCCCTCTCTCTTCAGACCCATTCTCCTCTTTGTTATCCTCTGTCTCCACTGAAAAACCCTATCCCCAAATCAGAAAGACCTAATTtccactctctctctcttctctctacCTCAATATTCATCATGGCTAAGAAGCGAAAAACCAAAGCTTCCGAGTCCACACAACAACAAGTTGAAGAACCCCAAGACATTAAACAAGAACCAGATGTTAAACAAGAAGAATACGAAAACGATGTCATATAAGAAGAAACAGTACATGAAGAAGACAGAGATAACCAGATCCCGAAGACGAGAACCGTAAAGCTGCGGTGATGAATTCGCCACCGCCACCATCTAGTCACTAACGGAAATTCTTCCTCCAGTGAGCAAATCTTTGAAGGATTGGATCTGAGGCTAGTATTTGTTTTTTTAGGAGTGGAGACAATCTCAAATTGAGCAAATACACCTGCTCGTTATTCTCCTTCTtgtacagtcagacctctctataatggcACCCGCATATAACACCACCTCTGTATAATAGCTAAGATTTTTCGGAACtgattttttatattatattttacttctgtataacaacatttcacctataacaaCAACAGCCAACTTTATagcagtacgctctttgtaaaattaccccccatataacagctataatatttttttggtaatataataattaaccatctttataaaaatagaatatctatgattaccaataataagagtagaaattttgaccaaatatttgatcatttaatacactatttatgacaaaaaatatcatatgaatatatatatatatatatatatatatatatatatatatatatatatatatatatattcatcattaAATGATttttccttcgttatacaaagtgtgattaagcttagaatttgacaat
This is a stretch of genomic DNA from Lycium barbarum isolate Lr01 unplaced genomic scaffold, ASM1917538v2 unchr_scaffold_56, whole genome shotgun sequence. It encodes these proteins:
- the LOC132625738 gene encoding large ribosomal subunit protein uL18-like, which translates into the protein MAFIKVQKTRAYFKRYQVKFKRRREGKTDYRARNRLINQDKNKYNTPKYRLVVRFTNRDIIAQIVSASIAGDMILASAYANELPRYGLKVGLTNYAAAYCTGLLLARRVLKKLEMDEEYEGNLEVNGEDYSVEPAESRRPFRALLDVGLLRTTTGNRVFGALKGALDGGLDIPHSEKRFAGFSKDSKQLDADVHRKYIYGGHVATYMKTLIEDEPEKYQSQFSEYIKNGLEPDGLEETYKKVHAAIRADPSQKKSDKQPPKQHKRYNLKKLTYEERKAKLIERLNALNSAAGNDDDDSDDE